The Eublepharis macularius isolate TG4126 chromosome 12, MPM_Emac_v1.0, whole genome shotgun sequence genomic sequence CACCCACATGTCCTTCTTCACTCCAGGCCAAACAACTCACACAGATATTCTGCCACATGCCTTTGTGATCCTGGGAATGAACTTTGCAGGGGCCAGATTGAGCTAATCAGGAGGAGCAGACAAGAACGCTGGAATATTCTGCATTCTATGCACAGAatggaaagagagagaacatTGATTATTCCATTTCAACTGCAATGTCCAAGTAGATTTTAAAGCACTCCTGTTAAGAAAAAGTGGCCCAATTGTCAAACTATCCAAATTCTTATGCTGCTCCAAAAAATGGCTACTTCTTTTCTTTTGTGGTAAGTTTTGGtagtccccccccctcttccttaTCATCAGGCATGGATGATTCTGTCTAAACTGACACAGAGAAACAACCCCGCCCCTGCCCACAAGTGGATTATCTCCCTCATAATTACCAAATTAACCTTGATTATTTTTACTCTTTCCCTCAAGTCCCTGAACTGTCTCAGTGACCACTATCAAAACAATAAACCAAGACTGAGCAATGGTATTAATATTCCCTGTTTCATTTCAAGGTGCTGACAGAAACAACCAGAGCTATGTTTGTCTGACTGCTGATATTTTGTATCAAAATCTTATAATCTGTTcgatcaaatcagagaatcatcatTCTCCCCAGCGTGTCCTACTCCACAGCGAGACATGACAATAAAGGAACATATGACTGCTGCTTCTTGCATGATGGTATTGTTACTAGTGTTGTTTCTTAGGATGTCGTGCCAGATTCCTATGGTGAAATGCCGTGTGAATAAACCCCTCCCTATTCTTCACAAGTATTATCGATCAGGAGACTTCATCATGGCTAGCGTTATTTCTCAGATCTACATGTTATCCAATTCGATCACCTTTGAAAAATACCCTTCTCAGGAACTCTTCGATGACCACGTGTAAGGACATTTTTAAGAACAATGCTGTATATCTTTCCAGCTAGTATTAGAGCAACTTCAATAACCCAGACTAGCCTGAGATGGTCAGAGCTTGGAAGAAAAACTCggttggtcctggttagtactcGGATGtgggaccactaaggaagaccgAGGTTGCTAAACAAatgaaaacaatggcaaaccacctctgctcatctcttgccttgaaaaccccatgagaggTTGcagtaagttggttgcaacttgatggctctTTATTAGTAGCACTCTCAGGAAGACTAGTCCTATACACTAGATTTAGCTTCAGCCATGTAGCAAATGTCATATTGTAATACATTTTGACACATCAGGCAATTCTCATTATAGGTCACTGACACACAACTATCAACATATCCTGGCCTTGGAATTTGCTGTAAAAGAGATAAATGAGAATCCTCGAATTTTATCCAATGTCACTCTTGGATTCCACATCTATAATAGTTATTTCATTGAAAGCTGGACATATCACGCCTCCTTGGACCTTCTCTCTACAAGGGGCAGATTTATCCCTAATTACAAGTGTGATAGCCAGAACAATCCATTAGCAGCCATTGGGGGACCTAACTCTAAAATATGTCTCTGCATTGCAAACATCCTGAATATATATAAGATCCCACAGGTAAAATATGGGCACGAAGCATGGGAATGTAAGAAATTATTCTCACCTTTCTTTCTTTGTGGTTGGGATACATAGCACTACGGGGATTAAAAGCCATACTTTGCCATTTGAAGATCAGATCCAGAACAAGAAAAAAGTGTTCATTTGGACTTGTGAATTAATTTAAAAGTATTCTCTGCTTAGTTTGGATATATCTGTTCTCACGTCTCATTTTTCCTTAATTTCCTTAGCTCATCTACGGCTCTTCTCCAGGGATAAAAGACCCAAGCCGAACTGTTTTCTTCCACCAGATGTTTCCAAATGGGGCCCATCAGTATAAGGGGATTCTTCGGCTACTGCTGCATTTCAAGTGGACGTGGATTGGTGTGATTTCTCAAAATGACTATTCAGAGGAATTTGTGCAAAACATACTCCCCGTGTTTTCAAAGAACGGAATCTGTTTTGCTTTTGTAGAAAGTTTTCCCCAAATAACTTTTTCTAGTGACATCACTGTAATGATTTCAGATAAATTTGAAACATTGAGCATTGTCATGGACAGCACAGCCAATGCTGTGGTCTTACATGGTGAGATGCAGGCTATGGTAAGTTTAAGAATTCTGCTCCAGATTCCAGAGTTTGAGGAACTGCCCGTGAAACAAACAGGTAAAGTCTGGATTATGACAGCCCAGATGGATTTCACATCTCTTCCCTTTCAAAGAAGCTGGAACATTGACTTCATCCATGGTGCCCTATCCTTTGCTCTTCATTCAATAGAGGTGCCAGGATTCCACACATTTCTTCATTCGAGAAACCCTGATTTGGATAAAGATGATGCCTTTATCAGGGGCTTCTGGGAGCAGGCGTTTTCTTGTTCATTTCCCAActctgaaacagaaaataaagcTGGCAAAAGCTGCACTGGAGACGAGAAGTTGGAGACTCTTCCTGGATCTCTTTTTGAAATGAgcatgactggccacagctacagtGTCTACAATGCTGTTTATGCTGTGGCCTATGCTTTGCATATATCCAAATTCCAAAGCAGAACAAAGGTGCATGGAGACAGAAGGAAATGCCTAAATCAAGATATGTGGCAGGTATGGCCTACTGTAGATTAATTCAAGAGAACTCATTTTATCTATGGGTGCGATTATGTTAATTTAGGAAACAAACTTACATTGagggccaaattacaagtgacgaatgacacttgaacggcaagtgtattcctccctgttcacttgccctccacttgctctccactcgatccacttgccattcaagtgtcattcgtcacttgtagcttggccctgagtcagaccAGTGATCCACCTAACTCAGTATTACATTATTTGCCTGGAAGCTTCTCTTGAGGGACAGACAGAGAACTGTCACTCCAAACCTTTACAATGAGAGAatctcttaactggagatgctaaatACTGAATTTCAAAGAAAATTATAGATTCATCTGTTAAATCTGTCTCAATAAAATTGTAGATTGATCACCGAACTAAAAAAAAGCACTTTTCATGAATGTATTTGGAAGTTAAGATAATGGTGCCTCCTTTCGGAGATATTTGGTGATGAGAATGGGGAGAAATGTGTCCTCCAATTCAGAAAGAGGGAAACAGAAAATGACTCAATTTGACCTGAACATTTCCgtaataaaaacagaaatgtttGGTAGCCCTGAGAGTCCACTGAAAATCCTAGACACGAAGTCATGTAAGTTCAAAATGAGCAAATGAAACTTCAGATTCTCCAGAACTCTTAGTAAGACTGGATGTtaacttaaaaaacaaaatcaaacaggaaaaaaggaagaatatATGTTCCAAGCTATATTATTCAGCAACTTGTAGATTCATTGCAGGATGCCTTAAAGGATTAATTGCAGACTGTTGCAGAGGAAGTGGTGATGTGTATCTCTCATTTCAAGCTGTAGCCAGAGTCTCTActacaaagaagaaaaaacagtagTATCTATCTGTGCTCTGTAGATCATCTTATTTTAAGGGGAAATTATTTTAAAGTATTGTAGATGCTGGTAGTgacctgtatcctaccactcctcCACTCAGCAGTTTGAAACCATCCTAAGACACCAACCTAAGACATCCAGCTTAAGTGGATCTTCCACTAAAGCAACaggcagaggctagatggccatctgacagcaacactgattctgtgaacctaggcagatcatgagagggagggcaggaagggttacatcagtgcttagttctcatgatcccttcttacatgcccagggtaaggctgatcactgccttggggtcaggtaattttctccaggccatggttgttgtggattttctaggctgtatagccgtggtcttggcattgtagttcctggcattttgccagcagctgtgactggcatcttcagaggtgtagcaccaaaagacagagatctctcagtgtcacagtgtggagaagatgttagaaGGTCagttgatggtgttttgccatcgtcTGGGCATGAAGTGAGGGTCACTTGATATGTGTGTGCGGGGGAGGTATttttgaatttcttgcattgtgcaggcggTTGGACTTgatggccctagaggtcccttccaaccctatgattcttagGCTAAAGGAAGACTTCAATCTTTACTCAGCAGCTCATTGAGGGAGGGTCTATGGCTCGGTGGTAGAGCTTCTGCTTGGCATGTGAAGGGCCTCAGATTCAATTCCTGGCACATCCAGCTAAAAGTATcaagtggtaggtgatgtgaaagacctctctacCAGAGAAACTGGAAAGTTGCTGCCCATCTGAATAGACGGTGCTgatcttgattgattgattaatttgacttttagtctgctctccccgcaaaccttgatggaccaatcatctgattcagtataaggcaactccaTATGCTCAACATTAGGATCCAGGCCATTGCCCTTGATTCTGAAAAGTTCACTCTGGAGCTGAGGGGAACTATTCCCTCTACTACATTAATAAAAATGACAATGATGATAGCTGAGATTTGAAATACTTATTTCTGACATGTTACCATGCATTTCACTGCACCCACTATTAATGACTACTTCTGACATTGTTTTAAAGGGTGAACAGCTGGATCAATAAAATTCTAAAGATGGtcattgtattttgtttttatatctttttGTCCATATAAACAAATGAAATTGGGGATGTTTTAAAGGATGAACAGCTGGATCAATAAAATTCTAAAGATGGTCAttgtcttttgtttttatatctttttGTCCATACAAACAAATGGAATTGGGGATTTCCAATTAGCTCAATATGGTTCTGAGAAGCCTGTCATTTAACAACAGTGTTGGAGAAAAGATTTCATTTAATTCCAATGGAGAAATAGAAGCTGGATTTGATATTATCAACTGGGTCATGTTCCCAAACCAGTCCTTTCTTAGAGTCAAGGTTGGCAAGGTTGACCCGACGGCTCCCCCAGACAAATTGTTTGCCATTTCTGAAGATTCTTGCGTATGGCCCAGAAGGTTCAATCAGGTAGGGACTGTGCAAGCTTTTGGAAGTATCTTGTGGTGTTATCATTATTCAAAACAATGGTTCATTGGTCAGCTGTTGCAATAGGTTTGCATTTATATGCCAGTGTTTTGGCCTGAGTGGTCATTTTATGGCTGATGAGAATAATGTTGCAGTGGAGAGAATTCTGGATTTGGGTTGAAAGCTAGGCTAAAATGCAACATGGAACCAGCCCTGGCTTGGCTGAAACTTCCCAAAGCCCTCAGAAATAAAGTTTCATTTCTTGAGGGCTGGCAGAAGGATTCACCCCCACTTGTGACAGGAGCCTGATAGAGTCATAAAATAGCTGCTAATTGGCATGAGGCCTCTTGGCTTTCGCATGTAAATTGTAACAGGACAGGAAGATAAGCACCGGAGTTGTTGCTATCTCCGGGAGGAACAAAGTGACCCAAGCTGGGGGCTGGCGAAGTGTGAAGATTCCTTTTATAATTTATAACTGTAGCTAGTATGCATATCAAGAAAGCTGCCCATCTCAAAGAAGAGAATGTTCTGATTTATTGTTTTCCAACATTCCTCATCGGAACTGTCCATCAAGAACAAGAACTACGCAATTGATGAGGTTGTCAAACTATGCATTCCTTTGATATTCCATCTATAAAAAGAGAGGGCACAGAGCACTAAGCACTGCCTCTTGCCAACACACAGAGACCAGTTTGGTCTTGTGGTTTGCAACGGTGGTCACAAGAgcgcttttggggagggggatagtGTAGTCCGATTGTACTCTGTGTATTCTCTTGTGTGTTAGCTTCTGTCTGCCTTAGGATTTAGTACTGAAGTGTGGTCAAGGCCCTGGATCGGTGCCTTGCCTCACTACTTTGTAACCTCTTACTTGCTTTTGAAATAGAACTTCCAGCCTTGGTTAAGAACTTTCTTGTGCTGAGTGCATTTCCTCTGGTCAAGAACACAACTTAGCGCTAGGGAAAGGTGAAGCTAGGTTGCACCCATTACATGCCTTGGTGAGGGGCAAACCCCAGCACAAACCTACTCAGCCCGAGGGGTTGGATCCTGGCAGAGAAAATTCTCGCAACAGTTTCCAAGGCAATGGACAAACCAAGAATggaaaataaattatataatgCAATGTGATGAaaaactggagggagggggattaCTGACCCCTCCCTCACCAATCCCAACAAATCATAGGTGGGAAATTGAGAAATGCTGCAATGAATTTCAGTGGGTATGACACTAGAAAACCTGAAACATTCAATATATTTGTTCAGGACACTTATATGGGAAAAAATCTCCAGTAATAGTAGGGGTTTTCCTAGTTTATCAAATGCCTGATGGAAACCATGTTGTTATGCCCCACCAGCACCAACCCATTTCTTATCTTTGTTTGACACTTACAAAATGCATTTTTCCACTGTTAAGATATTATTATCTTTCATTTCTGGACAGGCAAGGCCCCTCTCTGTGTGCAATGGCAACTGCCATTCCGGTCACAgtaggagaaagaaagaagggaagcctTTTTGCTGCTACGATTGCCTTCCATGCTCAAAAGGGAAGATTTCAAATCAGGAGGGTAAGATATGTTGCTGGCAGAGTTTCAAATATATTTAGTTATATCTAGTATATCCTGTTACGGCTGTATATACACACTACCCTAATTTTAAGAGGTTGTTTAGAACTCACAGATGATTTCTAAAAAGATAATACTATATACTCCATTCACAGGCCCAGCTTGAAAGGCCCCAGGATGTTGTAAGGTTTCCATCAGTGTGATGATgggaaaacccaaaagtgacaatgggtagttctaggaatcaaaTAAAttttatgataaaaccatagagtttccattgaATCCTAGAGctgcaggttttccccagaaatttTCATGCTTGCGCcaacactgattttttaaaataatttcccttggattggaggtgggcaagaaGAGATCAGGGTGtaggatctcctgcccccaccaggacTTTGACAGTCCTAAAATGATACCAGCAGTCACTACCACCATGCCCTTGTCAGGGATTTAGAATGGGGCTGTGAATGTAATAGAGAAATAATTCTGAGATTTGCATTTCTAACATGAACACAAGCTTTCAATGTAAACATTCCAAATTTCGACAAAAGGTTCACTCCAATAAGGGTTATAGTGAAGTTGTTCAGTTTCCTGCCCATACTAATGCAATCCAATAGAAATATTTCCATTAAaactgacattttttttttttaagtctaaaTGGTTTCAGATGGTGTGAAGGGTATGAACAAAACTGGCAAAgaaaatagaacaaataaaaaatTATGTTCTTGAATAATATATGCAGTAAGAAACATACATGGCATATTCAGCCAGGAAAATCTCCATTGCAACTTTATGAATCAAACTTGATCATATTTTACTTATTTTCTGTTCCCACGCATTGAATCGCTCCCATAAAAGGGATACATTTTTAGTCACATGACATTACACAATATTCATATAAATGACATATGTTGTATGTAGAAATACCATATTTCAGTCAAAGAACATAACAATACGATATAAATCTATTCTCAATATTGAGACTGAGAAGTGGAGAATCAACACTGCTGATAAAAAGGAATGAATTGCAGAAGATTCACACAGCTTCaatatttaaaacacattttCTTTTTACAGATGTGGAGGACTGTTTCCCTTGTGCGGAAGATCATTATCCAAACAAGAACCAGGACTTTTGCATTCTGAAGTCTGTAAGCTTTTTGTCTTATGAAGAACCTTTAGGCATCAGTTTAGCCATTGTtgctctttctttgtctttcatgACAGCTTCGGTGCTCTGGATCTTCATCAAGTACCACAACACtcccatagtcaaagccaacaaccggagcCTTACCTacattctcctcctctccctcttacTCTGTTTCCTTTGTGCTTTGCTATTCATTGGCCAACCTGAGAAGGTGACCTGTCTCCTTCGTCAAACCACTTTTGGTATTATCTTCTCAACAGCCGTTTCTTGCATACTGGCCAAAACCATCATTGTTGTTTTAGCTTTCCTGGCCACCCAACCAGGCTCCTGGATGAGGAGATGGGTGGGGCAAAGGCTGGGGACTTCTATTGTTCTTTTCTGTTTCCTTATTCAAGTCAGCTTTTGTATTTTGTGGCTTACAACTTCTCCTCCATTCCCAGAGCTTGACATGCACTCAGTGCCTGAAGAAATCATCCTGGCATGTAACGAAGGGTCAACCATTATGTTTTACTGTGTCCTGGGATTTATGGGCTTCCTGGCCATTATCAGCTTCATTGTGTCTTTTATAGCCAGGAAACTACCGGACAGTTTTAATGAAACCAAGTTCATAACCATCAGCATGCTGGTGTTCTGTAGTGTTTGGGGGTCCTTTGTCCCaacctatctgagcaccaaaggaAAATACATGGTGGCAGTGGAGATTTTCTCTGTCTTAGCGTCCAGTGATGGATTACTGTTTTTCATCTTTTTCCCTAAATGCTATGTTATTATGTTGAGGCCCAAGCTGAACAGTAGACAGCAGTTGATAAGAAGACAGGTCTAAATATGAAGTGTGCATACTACACATGTTCTGCAGTCATAGTGTCAGGGTACAATTCACAGGCTACTCCAAATTTGTTTCCTGAGTCTTTGAGCCAAAGGATGAGactgacatcaaatatttattaacTGACGTCAAATACttataaagaaaaatattgtaggtttcattttttgGCAAATTCAATAAGAGTTTCCCAAAGGGGAGGAGGCTCTGAAACATTCAAGGCCTCAGGGGCATAGCTGGATACTAACAAATGTTGTATCCAGCTATGCCTGGATACAACATTTGTGGCTATTTATTGCAATGGTGTGCTTTAGAACATACTGCCGCCCTgctaaagaagatacagctgttcaggtccgggagtgaataattgtCACAGCGTTTAAAggtctaccacacaggtttgttgttgatatctgctgaTAATTGTActatgatgaatttgtataaattgaatgtcatgtAAAATTGCATATGGTAAggtatgtaagatgtttgttttgcagcatttggccacgcccctgaggaagattctgcacgaaatctgagctttttaGCTGGCCCCAGATCGGGCATGCAGCCGTGGATttccttaccatgtgtggacatagctgtgcacatttcgtttggacctttgtattttccTGGGCTACTATTGGAGATCATAATAGTAATTTCAAGTTTatggaagaatcattgtataattTGTAATTGGTCATCCTActgattggtttatttatataagaaatacgtatggccctttgggcacttataatagagttgtttattggtttgtaattgttgtttcttcccgcgagggttctctttagtttcactgaAAAGATCAATGGCTGATGTGGAAATGCCTGAAGGTATACAACAGGGAACCAACAGGTGAGCTAGATGGGTAGAACAATGCAGGAACCTGGGCAAATTACCCAACTGTTTCAATCTTTACTTGCAATTTATAATTGGCCCGAGGGGAAGGAACCATTATAAAATGATATTTATGTGAAATGTCCTTGTTTCAGGTCAGACTTTTAAATAGATTTATTACAagagaaaaacagcaaaaaatttGACTTCTACATTCATGTTCCTGTCATACATCTCGCTATATTGTGTCACATTATCCCTGGAATAAAAGATGCATTAAATAGACTGAATTATGGGTTACACATTTATTATTTAACATGTTTCATCTACCACTTTAGGGGAAAACATTGCAAGTGTCCTTTGTACTGGGTGGGAAATTGACAATGGCTCCTTCCGCTGGCTTTGTTCAGACCATCCAGTGCTTCTCTAACCCTTGGATTGATAGCAGAACTCTTCTTCGCCATTTATGACCCACGAATGTAAAGAGGGCCTGTCAGAGTCATCAGCATGCCCACTGATGGGCCTTGCAGATCAGTGAGCCTTCAGAGCCCAGCAGCAGCTTCCAAACAGATGCCAACTGTTAACAGCAGAAAAatacaatagccagtgaatgacaatagcaggcatgattggatagggtggagtttgtggagaAATCAACGCTGGTAATGAGACAGAAATACTAGGTTTCagttcaatccaggtggatgcggtttcttgagcttcattatcagttgcaattcatcagtctctctttctaatctcctttagaaattcctctgcaggataactgcaaCATTAAGGTCAGTAACTGAaggtcctggaaggttaaaagtccctccactgttttttttaatgttgtggttTATGATGTCAGACTTAAGTCCATCAATTCTTTGTTGAAAGGACAGGCCAGTTTGTTCAATGTAGAGGTTGGAACGGCACTGCTGACATGTGATGGCATCAATCACAAgagaggatgagcaggaatatGAACCTGAAATGGTATTGCTGATGTTGCTGGGtacactgatggtgttgctaggatcAATATGACAGCTAACTGGTGACAAACTGGTTGTTGTTTGGGTGTCTTGACTGATTTTTTTCCCGACAGAGGCGCAGCTCTATATTATATAGTTGTCATCATACTTGCCTATCTTCAATTTGCCTGGAAACACAATGTGGCTGCACTGAGCTTGTATACCCTTACTCTGTAAAGACAGAATCTAAAACCAGAAGACCTCATTTGATACAAAGGGGAACAAATGATCTCTGGAAAACCTTCAAACATACAAGAAGTAACTGAAGTAGGTATGGAAGAAGCAATGGATGACCACCAAATTCCTTAGGAGAATATGCCTTTCAGTTACCTTGAAAGCCCATTCCTAGGGTTGGCATTAGTCCATTGTGACTGAACaacacataaatacatacatagtGAAGATGAGAAAAACTATCAGAAAGAGTGGAACAGCTGTCCAAACACatctccctttttttcttctcttaaaaacaaaaacaaaaacttctCTTGCTCTTAGTATTTGGACTATAACATAAGATTGCATTGTAGGGCATGGTAGTAATCAAATTATCCTTTCAAGTGTTAGGTGTAATGGGCTTTTGTTTCAATTTTCCTTACTAGCTGCTCTCTGGTGTTCAGCTGTGGCCGGACTAAAATAAtatagcatttggggaagaagatacaagccaataagccagcactagaggccaagatggagaagatctccacggccaccatgtatttccccttGGTGCTCAGATACGTTGGGACAAAGGACACCCAAACGCTGCAGAAGAccaacatgctgaaggtgatcagcttggcttcattaaaAGAATCAGGCAGCTTTCGtgctaggaaagccaca encodes the following:
- the LOC129339689 gene encoding vomeronasal type-2 receptor 26-like — its product is MASVISQIYMLSNSITFEKYPSQELFDDHVYFIESWTYHASLDLLSTRGRFIPNYKCDSQNNPLAAIGGPNSKICLCIANILNIYKIPQLIYGSSPGIKDPSRTVFFHQMFPNGAHQYKGILRLLLHFKWTWIGVISQNDYSEEFVQNILPVFSKNGICFAFVESFPQITFSSDITVMISDKFETLSIVMDSTANAVVLHGEMQAMVSLRILLQIPEFEELPVKQTGKVWIMTAQMDFTSLPFQRSWNIDFIHGALSFALHSIEVPGFHTFLHSRNPDLDKDDAFIRGFWEQAFSCSFPNSETENKAGKSCTGDEKLETLPGSLFEMSMTGHSYSVYNAVYAVAYALHISKFQSRTKVHGDRRKCLNQDMWQLNMVLRSLSFNNSVGEKISFNSNGEIEAGFDIINWVMFPNQSFLRVKVGKVDPTAPPDKLFAISEDSCVWPRRFNQARPLSVCNGNCHSGHSRRKKEGKPFCCYDCLPCSKGKISNQEDVEDCFPCAEDHYPNKNQDFCILKSVSFLSYEEPLGISLAIVALSLSFMTASVLWIFIKYHNTPIVKANNRSLTYILLLSLLLCFLCALLFIGQPEKVTCLLRQTTFGIIFSTAVSCILAKTIIVVLAFLATQPGSWMRRWVGQRLGTSIVLFCFLIQVSFCILWLTTSPPFPELDMHSVPEEIILACNEGSTIMFYCVLGFMGFLAIISFIVSFIARKLPDSFNETKFITISMLVFCSVWGSFVPTYLSTKGKYMVAVEIFSVLASSDGLLFFIFFPKCYVIMLRPKLNSRQQLIRRQV